A single window of Archangium gephyra DNA harbors:
- a CDS encoding protein kinase domain-containing protein: MPLSAPHREPGECPTLVRNRGSTSGTLPSAWAAPREDGLIGQRLGTFRVVRQLGRGGMGCVYLAEHALIQKRVAVKVLHAHLAQDAKLVSRFLAEARAASRIQHENVVLVFDLDTLEGRPYLVMEYLEGVTLASFARERLEPEVAVDVLAQVCDALGAAHAQGVIHRDLKPANIFVLPREEGGYRVKLLDFGIAKHLYAQAEDTPTQAGVLLGTPEYMAPEQCGEGPVDARTDLYAAGVLGYHLLTGQLPFSGRTTAEVLLAHLRVTPRPAHELAPRVPAALSRVLQRAMARQPEERYASAAELKTALLAAISPGRSAAPPAFHARLSVKDGEAPRRLGCDQVGRTGLFLRTDAPPPLLTPVRLLLELPGGELPCTGQVVRHVTPAQAEAWGMEPGFGVELQHIPADFHETLTRLLSGTRAPATAPVRDNPEAEHVLRDFRNRAQGDHYALLGLAPDATRERVREAARLARQTLESLLSGALSAEQRTQVERQLERVSQALLVLGNLERRVEYDGARRNAAGIIRCLAEGLTVSQLEEARQRFLARERGADSRSLVHLLSARLHEKSGQNAQALAAYEQAVQADPLHLETLNGYRTLQLKLRGEPRRPSGSWPTRPL; encoded by the coding sequence TTGCCCCTGTCAGCCCCCCACCGCGAACCGGGGGAGTGCCCCACCCTGGTACGCAACCGGGGCTCGACGAGCGGAACCCTGCCCTCGGCCTGGGCCGCCCCGCGCGAGGACGGCCTCATCGGCCAGCGGCTCGGCACCTTCCGGGTGGTGCGCCAGCTGGGCCGGGGCGGAATGGGGTGCGTCTACCTCGCCGAGCACGCCCTCATCCAGAAGCGGGTGGCCGTGAAGGTGCTGCACGCCCACCTCGCGCAGGACGCGAAGCTGGTGTCGCGCTTCCTCGCCGAGGCGCGCGCGGCCAGCCGCATCCAGCACGAGAACGTGGTGCTCGTCTTCGATCTCGACACGCTCGAGGGCCGGCCCTACCTCGTCATGGAGTACCTGGAGGGCGTGACGCTGGCCTCCTTCGCCCGCGAGCGGCTGGAGCCCGAGGTGGCCGTGGACGTGCTCGCGCAGGTGTGTGACGCGCTCGGCGCCGCGCACGCGCAGGGCGTCATCCACCGGGATCTCAAGCCGGCCAACATCTTCGTCCTTCCCCGCGAGGAAGGCGGCTACCGGGTGAAGCTGCTGGACTTCGGCATCGCCAAGCACCTCTACGCCCAGGCGGAAGACACGCCCACCCAGGCCGGCGTGCTGCTGGGCACTCCCGAGTACATGGCCCCCGAGCAGTGCGGAGAGGGCCCGGTGGACGCGCGCACGGACCTCTACGCGGCCGGGGTGCTCGGCTATCACCTGCTCACCGGCCAGCTCCCCTTCAGCGGGCGCACCACGGCGGAGGTGCTGCTCGCCCACCTGCGCGTCACGCCCCGGCCGGCGCACGAGCTCGCGCCCCGGGTGCCCGCGGCGCTCTCGCGGGTGCTGCAACGTGCCATGGCCCGGCAGCCGGAGGAGCGCTACGCCAGCGCCGCCGAGCTCAAGACCGCGCTCCTCGCCGCCATCAGCCCGGGCAGGAGCGCCGCCCCTCCCGCCTTCCACGCCCGGCTCTCCGTGAAGGACGGCGAGGCCCCGCGGCGGCTCGGGTGTGATCAGGTGGGCCGCACCGGGCTCTTCCTGCGCACCGACGCACCGCCGCCGCTGCTCACCCCGGTGCGGCTGCTGCTGGAGCTGCCCGGCGGCGAGCTGCCCTGCACCGGCCAGGTGGTGCGGCACGTGACGCCGGCCCAGGCCGAGGCGTGGGGAATGGAGCCCGGCTTCGGGGTGGAGCTGCAGCACATCCCCGCCGACTTCCACGAGACCCTCACCCGCCTGCTCTCCGGCACGCGCGCCCCGGCCACCGCGCCCGTGCGCGACAACCCCGAGGCGGAGCACGTCCTGCGCGACTTCCGCAACCGGGCCCAGGGCGACCACTACGCCCTGCTCGGCCTGGCGCCCGATGCGACCCGGGAGCGGGTGCGCGAGGCGGCGCGGCTCGCGCGGCAGACCCTCGAGTCGCTGCTCTCCGGCGCGCTGTCGGCGGAGCAGCGGACCCAGGTGGAGCGGCAGCTCGAGCGCGTCTCGCAGGCACTGCTCGTCCTCGGCAACCTGGAGCGGCGCGTGGAGTATGACGGCGCCCGGCGCAACGCGGCCGGCATCATCCGCTGCCTCGCCGAGGGGCTCACCGTCTCCCAGTTGGAGGAGGCCCGGCAGCGCTTCCTCGCCCGGGAGCGCGGAGCGGATTCACGCTCGCTGGTGCACCTGCTGTCGGCGCGGCTGCACGAGAAGTCGGGGCAGAACGCCCAGGCGCTCGCCGCCTACGAGCAGGCCGTGCAGGCTGATCCGCTCCACCTCGAGACCCTCAACGGCTACCGCACCCTCCAGCTCAAGCTGCGGGGTGAGCCGCGCAGGCCCTCGGGCTCCTGGCCCACGCGGCCCCTCTAA
- a CDS encoding sensor histidine kinase — MDAHAKQPVLEADPEQFHPGLQLVAGLGPVVFNAALFFWFWGQWSVLLALAGVWVVLGFVNVLLVEWVTRRSGRGVAETVRLLANLVGSVVGGTATHWHPLAWVFVPYSLLLFSGVDRWVRHRTAVYLGVVAVAALGSGAEPGMTLAFLLLGVFGFLVSEKRITALRGVLEQVLRQRGELEKAHQALAQTHGELEAAHQELQQLHQRALEQERLSSLGMLAAGVAHEINNPMSFVTSNVNSMLRDLRDEPNLSEVMKEYVDDVLPATLDGIKRVNTIVGDLRRFARGDPEAHTSYELDAEVETALRIVHGQLSHVRVEKELGGVGRSVGRPRQLVQVLVNLLVNAGQATASGGLVRIRTRRDAESIHVEVSDTGTGMSEETKRHLFEPFFTTKPSGEGTGLGLSVVHGIVKSHGGHIEVESEEGKGTCFKLRLPLVPPLLQYEPSTDGGMRRRKG; from the coding sequence ATGGATGCCCACGCGAAGCAGCCCGTGCTGGAAGCGGATCCGGAGCAGTTCCACCCGGGCCTCCAGCTCGTGGCGGGCCTGGGCCCAGTTGTGTTCAACGCGGCGTTGTTCTTCTGGTTCTGGGGCCAGTGGTCCGTGCTCCTCGCGCTGGCGGGCGTGTGGGTGGTGCTCGGCTTCGTCAACGTGCTGCTCGTCGAGTGGGTGACCCGGCGGAGCGGCCGGGGGGTGGCGGAGACGGTGCGGCTGCTCGCCAATCTGGTGGGGAGCGTGGTGGGGGGCACCGCGACGCACTGGCATCCGCTGGCGTGGGTGTTCGTGCCCTACAGCCTGCTGCTGTTCTCCGGGGTGGACCGGTGGGTCCGCCATCGCACGGCCGTGTACCTGGGAGTGGTGGCCGTGGCCGCGCTGGGGTCGGGCGCCGAGCCGGGCATGACCCTGGCCTTCCTCCTGCTGGGTGTTTTTGGCTTCCTGGTGTCGGAGAAGCGGATCACCGCGCTGCGCGGGGTGCTGGAGCAGGTGCTGCGGCAGCGCGGGGAATTGGAGAAGGCCCACCAGGCTCTGGCTCAGACCCACGGCGAGCTGGAGGCCGCCCATCAGGAATTGCAGCAGCTGCATCAGCGGGCGCTCGAGCAGGAGCGGTTGTCCAGCCTGGGCATGTTGGCGGCGGGCGTGGCGCATGAAATCAACAACCCGATGAGCTTCGTGACGAGCAACGTCAACTCGATGCTCCGGGACCTGCGCGACGAGCCGAACCTGTCCGAGGTGATGAAGGAGTACGTGGACGACGTGCTCCCGGCCACGCTGGACGGCATCAAACGGGTGAACACCATCGTCGGGGACCTGCGCCGCTTCGCGCGGGGGGACCCGGAGGCCCACACCTCGTACGAGCTCGACGCCGAGGTGGAGACGGCGCTGCGCATCGTGCACGGCCAGCTGAGCCACGTGCGGGTGGAGAAGGAGCTGGGCGGGGTGGGGCGCTCGGTGGGCCGGCCGCGGCAGCTCGTCCAGGTGCTGGTGAACCTGCTGGTGAACGCCGGGCAGGCCACCGCGTCCGGCGGGCTGGTGCGCATCCGCACGCGCCGCGACGCGGAGTCCATCCACGTGGAGGTGAGCGACACCGGCACGGGCATGTCCGAGGAGACGAAGCGCCACCTCTTCGAGCCCTTCTTCACCACCAAGCCCTCCGGCGAGGGCACGGGGCTGGGGCTGTCGGTGGTGCACGGCATCGTGAAGTCCCACGGGGGCCACATCGAGGTGGAGAGCGAGGAGGGCAAGGGCACCTGCTTCAAGCTCCGCCTGCCGCTCGTGCCGCCGCTCCTTCAGTACGAGCCGTCCACGGACGGGGGCATGCGCCGTCGCAAGGGCTGA
- a CDS encoding response regulator, whose protein sequence is MARILIVDDEVHVVGALRRLLRREGFSIEVALNGQEAIEKLATFEADVVISDFRMRGMNGLELLGQVLRIAPRAARILISGHADLSGGSESGVISHFISKPWDDDRLVADVRALLGGQGQQGPATSGP, encoded by the coding sequence ATGGCCAGGATTCTCATCGTCGATGATGAAGTACATGTCGTTGGAGCCCTTCGCCGCCTGCTGCGGCGCGAGGGCTTCTCCATCGAGGTGGCGCTCAATGGCCAGGAGGCCATCGAGAAGCTGGCCACCTTCGAGGCGGACGTCGTCATCTCCGACTTCCGCATGCGGGGGATGAACGGGTTGGAGCTGCTCGGGCAGGTGCTGCGCATCGCGCCCCGGGCCGCGCGCATCCTCATCTCCGGGCACGCGGACCTGTCGGGGGGGTCCGAGTCCGGGGTCATCTCCCACTTCATCAGCAAGCCCTGGGACGATGATCGCCTGGTGGCCGATGTGCGCGCCCTCCTGGGCGGACAGGGCCAGCAGGGTCCGGCCACCTCGGGCCCCTGA
- a CDS encoding CoA pyrophosphatase translates to MDALFDALENHLATRSPRALHLPGVVLREAAVLVPLLVRDGAPHVLFTKRPTTLRHHAGQYSFPGGSRDAEDATPLHTALRETREELGIDVSGVRVLGALDEVPTLTDFRIQPFVGVIPHGLEYQPNPDEVEYILEVPLEALLDPAIRRTERRHVRGVEYDVDFYTYGTHVIWGATGRILRDLLRMASQLSGLPAPKSL, encoded by the coding sequence GTGGACGCACTCTTCGACGCGCTGGAGAACCACCTGGCCACCCGGTCCCCCCGGGCCCTCCACCTGCCCGGCGTCGTGCTGCGCGAGGCCGCGGTGCTGGTGCCCCTGCTCGTGCGTGACGGCGCCCCCCACGTCCTCTTCACCAAGCGCCCCACCACGCTGCGCCACCACGCCGGCCAGTACTCCTTCCCCGGCGGCTCCCGGGACGCCGAGGACGCCACCCCCCTGCACACCGCCCTGCGCGAGACGCGCGAGGAGCTGGGCATCGACGTGTCCGGGGTGCGCGTGCTCGGCGCCCTGGACGAGGTGCCCACCCTCACCGACTTCCGCATCCAGCCCTTCGTGGGTGTCATCCCCCACGGCCTGGAGTACCAGCCCAACCCGGACGAGGTGGAGTACATCCTCGAGGTGCCCCTGGAGGCCCTCCTGGACCCGGCCATCCGCCGTACCGAGCGCCGCCATGTACGTGGGGTGGAGTACGACGTGGACTTCTATACCTACGGCACCCACGTCATCTGGGGGGCCACCGGCCGCATCCTGAGGGATCTGCTGCGGATGGCCTCCCAGCTGTCCGGCCTCCCCGCTCCGAAATCACTCTGA
- a CDS encoding undecaprenyl-diphosphate phosphatase — translation MSLLQAIVLGLVQGLTEFLPISSTAHLRIVPELFGWPDPGAAYSAVIQLGTVAAVLIYFRHDIVTLLRAFFQGLVRRQPFATTESRLAWFVLIGTLPIGICGLAFKKTIEGSLRSLYVISGSLIVLALILFVVERMASHKRTLDDMRWRDGLIVGLWQALALIPGSSRSGTTITGALSLGLRREDAARYSFLLSIPATSLAGIFELKHLLEATERPSTMALVTGTLVAFASGWAAIAWLLSYLRKRSTLIFIVYRVVLGVVLLVLLNQGFLRPMSGVENVDTSNKPLKVPVERQGTD, via the coding sequence ATGAGTCTCCTTCAAGCCATCGTCCTCGGGCTGGTCCAGGGGCTGACCGAGTTCCTCCCCATCAGCTCCACCGCGCACCTGCGCATCGTCCCGGAGCTGTTCGGCTGGCCCGACCCCGGCGCCGCCTACTCCGCCGTCATCCAGCTCGGCACCGTGGCCGCCGTCCTCATCTACTTCCGCCACGACATCGTCACCCTCCTGCGCGCCTTCTTCCAGGGCCTCGTTCGGCGCCAGCCCTTCGCCACCACCGAGTCGCGCCTGGCCTGGTTCGTCCTCATCGGCACCCTGCCCATCGGCATCTGCGGCCTGGCCTTCAAGAAGACCATCGAGGGCTCCCTCCGCTCCCTCTACGTCATCTCCGGCAGCCTCATCGTCCTCGCCCTCATCCTCTTCGTCGTGGAGCGGATGGCCTCCCACAAGCGCACCCTGGACGACATGCGCTGGCGCGATGGCCTCATCGTCGGGCTGTGGCAGGCACTCGCCCTCATCCCCGGCTCCTCGCGCTCGGGCACCACCATCACCGGCGCCCTGTCCCTGGGGCTGCGGCGCGAGGACGCGGCGCGCTACTCCTTCCTGCTCTCCATCCCCGCCACCTCCCTGGCCGGCATCTTCGAGCTCAAGCACCTGCTGGAGGCCACCGAGCGCCCCTCCACCATGGCCCTGGTGACGGGCACGCTGGTGGCCTTCGCCTCGGGATGGGCCGCCATCGCCTGGCTGTTGAGCTACCTGCGCAAGCGCTCCACCCTCATCTTCATCGTCTACCGGGTGGTGCTGGGCGTGGTGCTGCTGGTGCTGCTCAACCAGGGCTTCCTCCGCCCCATGTCCGGGGTGGAGAACGTGGATACCTCCAACAAGCCTCTGAAGGTGCCCGTGGAGAGGCAGGGAACGGACTGA
- a CDS encoding YchJ family protein, protein MPPAPPCPCTSGLRYRECCARYHRGEAEAPDAEALMRSRYSAFALKEVEYLWRTLHPEHPDRAKPKEEVLRELRAVASGHKYPRLHVLDRQPPDETGKAVVLFYARIFEKGKDRSFVERSEFRHDGTGWRYLSGDGFPASESPRPPETLTLANFPSPTGRGTG, encoded by the coding sequence ATGCCCCCTGCCCCGCCCTGTCCCTGCACCTCTGGCCTGCGCTACCGCGAGTGTTGTGCCCGCTACCACCGGGGCGAGGCGGAGGCGCCGGACGCCGAGGCATTGATGCGCTCGCGCTACAGCGCCTTCGCCTTGAAGGAGGTGGAGTACCTGTGGCGCACGCTGCACCCGGAGCACCCGGACCGGGCGAAGCCGAAGGAGGAGGTGCTGCGCGAGCTGCGGGCGGTGGCGAGCGGGCACAAGTACCCGAGGTTGCACGTGCTGGACCGCCAGCCGCCGGACGAGACGGGAAAGGCGGTGGTGCTCTTCTACGCGCGCATCTTCGAGAAGGGAAAAGACCGCTCGTTCGTGGAGCGGTCGGAGTTCCGTCACGATGGAACGGGGTGGCGCTACCTGTCGGGAGACGGTTTCCCCGCGAGCGAGAGCCCCCGTCCACCCGAGACCCTCACCCTGGCCAATTTCCCCTCGCCCACCGGGAGAGGGACGGGGTGA
- a CDS encoding Do family serine endopeptidase, whose product MKYARSAFWQQFIVFNALMLAVATGCEARTREPAPAPAAPQPEARAPAAPSEEKAPGTGGAGQAQQAQPAPKQPAAVGGSGPMQSIADLVEAVNDTVVNVQVQARAPAMEGMPGDLFERFFGGQPGGPGGPGMPPGAMPEERVQQGEGSGFIIDPNGLILTNNHVVENAIDIRIRLNDGREFDAKVLGRDPLTDLALLQLQGNVHNLPVARLGNSDDIRVGDGVVAIGNPFGLTSSVSAGILSARARDIQAGPYDNFLQTDAAINPGNSGGPLFNMRGEVIGINTAIVGGGTGIGFAVPSNMAKALLPQLQKGKIRRGWLGVSVQDLTPELAQALNVTARKGAIVTDVQEGTPSAKAGLKQDDVITAINGTPVESSRGLTRDIGFRPPDETVKLTVFRNGKQQEMQVKLGERPDLEGNGTAPEEGREEDTGRKLGLRLQDVDPRMAPGVRQGAMIVAVDPGSPADRAGLMPGMVVVEAGGKQVRNPREFAQVVKAQKPGAVLLLRIQVGENRVLRALTIPAE is encoded by the coding sequence ATGAAGTACGCCCGCTCGGCCTTCTGGCAGCAGTTCATCGTGTTCAATGCCCTCATGCTGGCGGTCGCCACCGGGTGTGAGGCCCGTACCCGGGAGCCGGCACCCGCCCCCGCCGCTCCGCAACCCGAGGCCCGCGCTCCGGCGGCTCCTTCCGAGGAGAAGGCACCGGGCACGGGCGGCGCCGGACAGGCCCAGCAGGCTCAGCCGGCTCCCAAGCAGCCCGCGGCGGTGGGCGGCTCGGGGCCCATGCAGTCCATCGCGGACCTCGTCGAGGCGGTGAATGACACCGTCGTCAACGTGCAGGTCCAGGCGCGCGCCCCCGCCATGGAGGGCATGCCGGGTGATCTCTTCGAGCGTTTCTTCGGTGGGCAGCCTGGCGGACCCGGAGGTCCGGGCATGCCTCCCGGTGCCATGCCCGAGGAGCGCGTCCAGCAGGGCGAGGGCTCCGGCTTCATCATCGACCCCAACGGGCTCATCCTCACCAACAACCACGTGGTGGAGAACGCCATCGACATCCGCATCCGTCTCAACGACGGCCGCGAGTTCGACGCCAAGGTGCTCGGGAGGGATCCGCTCACCGACCTGGCCCTCCTCCAACTCCAGGGCAACGTCCACAACCTCCCGGTGGCCCGGCTCGGCAACTCGGACGACATCCGCGTGGGCGATGGTGTGGTGGCCATCGGCAACCCGTTCGGCCTCACCTCCAGCGTCAGCGCCGGCATCCTCTCGGCCCGCGCGCGCGACATCCAGGCCGGTCCCTATGACAACTTCCTGCAGACGGATGCCGCCATCAACCCGGGCAACTCGGGCGGGCCGCTCTTCAACATGCGGGGCGAGGTCATCGGCATCAACACCGCCATCGTCGGCGGCGGCACGGGCATCGGCTTCGCCGTCCCCTCCAACATGGCCAAGGCGCTCCTGCCCCAGCTGCAGAAGGGGAAGATCCGCCGCGGCTGGCTGGGCGTGTCGGTGCAGGATTTGACGCCGGAGCTCGCCCAGGCGCTCAACGTGACGGCTCGCAAGGGCGCCATCGTCACCGACGTGCAGGAGGGCACCCCCTCCGCCAAGGCCGGCCTCAAGCAGGATGACGTCATCACCGCCATCAACGGCACGCCCGTCGAGTCCTCGCGCGGCCTCACCCGCGACATCGGCTTCCGCCCGCCCGATGAGACCGTGAAGCTCACCGTCTTCCGCAACGGCAAGCAGCAGGAGATGCAGGTGAAGCTCGGCGAGCGTCCGGACCTCGAGGGCAACGGCACGGCCCCCGAAGAGGGCCGCGAGGAGGACACCGGCCGCAAGCTGGGCCTGCGTCTCCAGGACGTGGATCCGCGCATGGCCCCGGGTGTCCGGCAGGGCGCCATGATTGTCGCCGTGGACCCCGGCTCTCCCGCAGACCGCGCGGGCCTCATGCCCGGCATGGTCGTCGTCGAGGCCGGGGGGAAGCAGGTGCGCAACCCGCGCGAGTTCGCCCAGGTCGTCAAGGCCCAGAAGCCTGGGGCGGTGCTCCTGCTGCGCATCCAGGTGGGCGAGAACCGCGTGCTGCGGGCCCTCACGATTCCCGCGGAGTAG
- a CDS encoding mucoidy inhibitor MuiA family protein: MHTLPLMMLALAAPAKVSSVVVYPDRALVTRVETVACTGRPLAVFESVPPAADPASFRARSEDATVESLVAEERTRQAEFSPELEALRKKRETLEREMVELGDARARAQSLQQLGESLTEVTVKRVARELTEPKPDARAWTQAFDTALDARLRAASELSSRVARMREVQRELDSLRSRESFLSASAARMERRVEVRLACPSEGRARVELQYVVGGAGWTPSYEARADEAAGQVELSSFATVSQSTGEDWSGVRLALSTARPRDNATPPELRPLTLKAWERRPEKKVLVRRDEVQQHAQAGGQTPGETDGALQAASQGISVQLLVPELAQVPGEGSAVRLRVARTKLKSSFVWRTVPKLHPVVFRVARLVNGAPFPLLPGPVDMFRASGFIGRQHLEQVPQGGAFQLTFGLEESLRVERVVVQEIARDEGLFGGRRRFHYAYRFKLANYRQRPEVVEVAEHIPVSELDDVTVELDAKKTSSGHTVEAMDGIVTWKLTLDPSEQRSVDLAFHVDVPSSYDMQGL; encoded by the coding sequence ATGCACACCCTGCCCTTGATGATGCTGGCGCTCGCCGCCCCCGCGAAGGTGTCCTCCGTCGTCGTCTACCCGGACCGCGCCCTGGTGACGCGCGTGGAGACGGTGGCCTGCACCGGCCGCCCGCTCGCCGTCTTCGAGTCCGTGCCGCCCGCGGCCGACCCCGCCAGCTTCCGCGCCCGCTCCGAGGACGCCACCGTGGAGAGCCTCGTGGCCGAGGAGCGCACGCGCCAGGCGGAGTTCAGCCCGGAGCTGGAGGCGCTGCGCAAGAAGCGCGAGACGCTGGAGCGCGAGATGGTGGAGCTGGGGGACGCCCGCGCCCGTGCCCAGTCGCTGCAGCAGCTCGGTGAGAGCCTCACCGAGGTGACGGTGAAGCGGGTGGCGCGCGAGCTCACCGAGCCCAAGCCGGATGCCCGCGCGTGGACCCAGGCCTTCGACACCGCGCTGGACGCCCGGCTGCGCGCCGCCTCCGAGTTGTCCTCCCGGGTCGCTCGCATGCGCGAGGTGCAGCGGGAATTGGACTCGCTGCGCAGCCGGGAGTCCTTTCTCTCCGCCTCGGCCGCGCGCATGGAGCGCCGGGTGGAGGTGCGGCTGGCCTGCCCCTCCGAGGGCCGCGCCCGCGTGGAGCTGCAATACGTGGTGGGGGGCGCGGGGTGGACGCCCTCCTACGAGGCGCGCGCCGACGAGGCCGCGGGCCAGGTGGAGCTCTCCTCCTTCGCCACCGTGAGCCAGTCCACCGGCGAGGATTGGAGCGGGGTGCGGCTGGCGCTCTCCACCGCCCGGCCCCGCGACAACGCGACGCCGCCGGAGCTCAGGCCCCTCACGCTGAAGGCCTGGGAGCGCCGCCCCGAGAAGAAGGTGCTGGTCCGCCGCGACGAGGTGCAGCAGCACGCCCAGGCCGGAGGGCAGACGCCAGGGGAGACGGACGGCGCGCTGCAGGCGGCCTCGCAGGGCATCTCCGTGCAGCTGCTGGTGCCCGAGCTGGCCCAGGTGCCCGGAGAGGGCTCGGCCGTGCGGCTTCGCGTGGCGCGCACGAAGCTCAAGTCCTCCTTCGTCTGGCGCACCGTGCCCAAGCTGCACCCGGTGGTGTTCCGCGTGGCCCGCCTCGTCAACGGCGCGCCCTTCCCGCTGCTGCCGGGCCCCGTGGACATGTTCCGCGCCTCGGGCTTCATCGGCCGCCAGCACCTGGAGCAGGTGCCCCAGGGCGGTGCCTTCCAGCTCACCTTCGGCCTCGAGGAGTCGCTGCGCGTGGAGCGCGTGGTGGTGCAGGAGATCGCCCGCGACGAGGGCCTCTTCGGCGGCCGGCGCCGCTTCCACTACGCCTACCGCTTCAAGCTGGCCAACTACCGCCAGCGCCCCGAGGTGGTGGAGGTGGCCGAGCACATCCCCGTCTCCGAGCTCGATGACGTGACGGTGGAGCTGGACGCCAAGAAGACGAGCTCCGGCCACACGGTCGAGGCGATGGATGGCATCGTCACCTGGAAGCTGACGCTCGACCCCTCCGAGCAGCGCTCCGTGGACCTCGCCTTCCACGTGGACGTGCCCTCCAGCTACGACATGCAGGGGCTGTAG